The following is a genomic window from Roseitalea porphyridii.
TCAATCACGAACTGATCTACGCCAACTCGCCGCGCGGCTTCGCCCTCTGCTCGATGCGCAACGAGAACCTGTCACGCTACTACGTGCAGTGTTCGGCACACGACAAGGTCGAGAATTGGTCGGATGACGAGTTCTGGGCGGAACTGAAGCGCCGCATTCCCGGTCACGTGGCGGAAGGCGTCGTCACGGGCCCCTCGATCGAGAAATCGATCGCGCCGCTGCGCTCGTTCGTCACCGAACCGATGCGCTGGGGCCGGCTGTTCCTGTGCGGCGATGCCGCCCACATCGTGCCACCGACCGGCGCCAAGGGGCTGAACACGGCCGCCTCTGACGTCCATTACCTGTTCAGCGGCCTGACGCAGTTCTACGAGCTGAACGATGCGGAAGGCCTTGATCTTTATTCCGAGCGGGCGCTTGCGCGCATCTGGAAGGCCGAGCGGTTCTCTTGGTGGTTCTCCCAGCTCATGCACCGCTTCGAGGACCAGACCGAGTTTGACCGCAAGATGCAGATCGCCGAAATGGAACTTCTGCGCTCAAGCGAGGCCGCGCAGAAGGCGATGGCCGAGAACTATGTCGGCCTGCCCTACTGAGAGGACGGCCCGCAAGGCCGATGCGCGATGAACGAGCGGCTTGAAAACGGCATGCGGGTGCGCAGGCAGGTGCTCGGCGACGCTCATGTCGACCGTGCCGAGGCCGAAAAGACCGACTTCGACGCGCCCTTTCAGACCCTGATCACGGAGACCGCGTGGGGCAATCTGTGGGCGCGCGACACGATCACCCGGCGCGAACGCTCCATCCTGACGCTGGCGCTGCTTGCCGCCACCGGCAATTTCGACGAGATCCCGATGCATGTGCGCGCCTGCGAACGCACCGGCGCCTCAAGGAGCGACGTGATGGAAGCGTTCATGCACGTGGCGGTCTATGCCGGCGTGCCGCGCGCCAACCATGCCATCAAGCTCGCCAAGGCGACATGGCGCGAGATGGAAGACGAAGGAACCGTGACATGAAGAACACGCCAAGCGCGCACGCCGGCTTCATGGCCCGAGACAGGGCCTGGCATCCGCCGGCCCTGCACGCGCCCTACAAGACCTCGGTCCTGCGCTCGCCGAACGCGCCG
Proteins encoded in this region:
- the pobA gene encoding 4-hydroxybenzoate 3-monooxygenase; this translates as MRTQVCIIGGGPSGLLLSQLLHKRGIDSVILERQTRDYVLGRIRAGVLEQGLLRLMDEAGVGGRMRREGFEHAGTLIAYGEEMFRIDFVEHTGTPVMVYGQTEVTRDLYEAREAAGGIIEFEVEGVTIHDADRDAPYVTWRQGGAEKRIDCDFVAGCDGFHGVSRRSIPEDARREYEKVYPFGWLGILSETPPVNHELIYANSPRGFALCSMRNENLSRYYVQCSAHDKVENWSDDEFWAELKRRIPGHVAEGVVTGPSIEKSIAPLRSFVTEPMRWGRLFLCGDAAHIVPPTGAKGLNTAASDVHYLFSGLTQFYELNDAEGLDLYSERALARIWKAERFSWWFSQLMHRFEDQTEFDRKMQIAEMELLRSSEAAQKAMAENYVGLPY
- the pcaC gene encoding 4-carboxymuconolactone decarboxylase, translated to MNERLENGMRVRRQVLGDAHVDRAEAEKTDFDAPFQTLITETAWGNLWARDTITRRERSILTLALLAATGNFDEIPMHVRACERTGASRSDVMEAFMHVAVYAGVPRANHAIKLAKATWREMEDEGTVT